The following are encoded together in the Mesoterricola sediminis genome:
- a CDS encoding DUF2157 domain-containing protein, with amino-acid sequence MNRQLEAALDRWLEARLLEPGQAEAIRRFETEGEGAGRLRWPVILALALGVVLVGAGVLLFVAAHWNALAPGTRFGLVLALGAGFHLLGGAAREGFPRLATALHGVGTGVLGAGIYLAGQIFNLEEHWPAGLLLWTLGALAGWLILRDWVQGLLLALLAPAWLGSEWVEAMDAGVRAHHVSQRVLAAGLLGFAVTYLSARRGPGDGLMRKALAWAGGLGLLPLGILAAALGSERLFYVAGPDPAPGLVWAGWLGALGIPLAAAWALRGREAWLNGVAALWILGLLRLANHAWFVYGWCALGAVGLAAWGLREGRRERVNLGVAGFALTVLCFYFSDVMDMLGRSLGLMGLGIVFLAGGWGLERVRRRLNARIGGGAA; translated from the coding sequence ATGAATCGCCAACTCGAAGCTGCGCTCGATCGCTGGCTGGAGGCCCGCCTCCTGGAGCCGGGCCAGGCGGAGGCCATCCGCCGGTTTGAAACGGAAGGGGAGGGGGCCGGGCGGCTCAGGTGGCCGGTGATCCTCGCCCTGGCGCTGGGCGTCGTGCTCGTGGGGGCCGGGGTGCTCCTTTTCGTGGCGGCCCACTGGAACGCCCTGGCACCGGGGACGCGCTTCGGGCTGGTGCTGGCGCTCGGGGCGGGCTTCCACCTGCTGGGCGGGGCGGCCAGGGAGGGGTTCCCGCGGCTGGCCACGGCCCTCCACGGGGTGGGGACCGGGGTGCTGGGGGCGGGCATCTACCTGGCGGGCCAGATCTTCAACCTGGAGGAGCACTGGCCCGCGGGCCTCCTCCTGTGGACCCTGGGGGCCCTCGCGGGGTGGCTGATCCTCCGGGACTGGGTGCAGGGGCTCCTGCTGGCCCTCCTCGCGCCGGCGTGGCTGGGCTCGGAATGGGTGGAGGCCATGGACGCCGGGGTGCGCGCGCACCACGTGTCCCAGCGGGTGCTGGCGGCGGGGCTCCTGGGCTTCGCGGTGACCTACCTCTCCGCCCGCAGGGGACCCGGCGACGGGCTGATGCGGAAGGCCCTGGCCTGGGCCGGGGGCCTGGGCCTCCTTCCGTTGGGGATCCTGGCGGCGGCCCTGGGGTCGGAGCGCCTGTTCTACGTGGCCGGGCCGGATCCGGCGCCCGGCCTGGTCTGGGCGGGATGGCTGGGGGCCCTGGGCATTCCGCTGGCGGCGGCCTGGGCCCTCCGGGGCCGGGAGGCCTGGCTGAACGGGGTCGCGGCCCTGTGGATCCTGGGGCTCCTGAGGCTCGCCAACCATGCCTGGTTCGTCTACGGCTGGTGCGCCCTGGGCGCGGTGGGGCTCGCGGCCTGGGGCCTCCGCGAGGGGCGGCGGGAGCGGGTCAACCTCGGGGTGGCGGGCTTCGCGCTCACGGTGCTCTGCTTCTACTTCTCGGACGTGATGGACATGCTGGGCCGGAGCCTGGGGCTCATGGGCCTGGGGATCGTCTTCCTGGCGGGGGGCTGGGGGCTGGAGCGGGTCCGGCGCCGGCTCAACGCGCGCATCGGGGGAGGTGCGGCATGA
- a CDS encoding rhodanese-like domain-containing protein — protein MRTLTALLLAASALPGTAQAPPRPVMAKICANCHTTAPGNLRGNFDNLIAKNGAFQLRIDDAIEVLRYDKAALKVEAREAGATAEDTLKLIKKGHEVRVEYVEKDGIRTATRVSVKPPVALAANETLAFADLEKLVALGPEKGNYLLVDCRPQPRFQEGSIPTAINLPFPAFDKLTDRLPADKHKLIIYYCSGKTCNMSPGSSRKAQKLGYTNVKVFVDGMPGWYTRHAGVISADSFREAFLAKAMPAVILDLRGAAAEQGAPAGAVAADPARLEALLQTFPAPKVKPPVLVVDADGGPAARALAERIAQAGYPGVNTLLGGFGAWRAAGLPTTTGKLARTVDFVPKLRPGAIPAAEFTRIAALAPADRKAVILDVRNPDEVATGRLKGALAIPEPELRGRLAEVPRGQRVLVHCSTGMRAELAYHLLREQGYDAAFLNGEIAILDTGEFIAD, from the coding sequence ATGCGAACCCTCACCGCCCTCCTCCTCGCCGCGTCCGCCCTCCCGGGCACCGCCCAGGCCCCGCCCCGCCCCGTGATGGCGAAGATCTGCGCCAACTGCCACACCACGGCGCCGGGCAACCTGCGCGGCAACTTCGACAACCTCATCGCCAAGAACGGCGCCTTCCAGCTCAGGATCGACGACGCCATCGAAGTGCTCCGCTACGACAAGGCCGCCCTGAAGGTGGAGGCCCGGGAGGCCGGCGCGACCGCCGAGGACACCCTCAAGCTCATCAAGAAGGGCCACGAGGTGCGCGTCGAGTACGTCGAGAAGGACGGGATCCGCACCGCCACCCGCGTGTCCGTGAAGCCGCCCGTGGCCCTCGCCGCCAACGAGACCCTCGCCTTCGCCGACCTGGAGAAGCTGGTGGCCCTCGGCCCCGAGAAGGGGAACTACCTGCTCGTGGACTGCCGGCCCCAGCCCCGGTTCCAGGAGGGCAGCATCCCCACCGCCATCAACCTCCCCTTCCCCGCCTTCGACAAGCTCACCGACCGCCTTCCCGCGGACAAGCACAAGCTGATCATCTACTATTGCAGCGGCAAGACCTGCAACATGAGCCCCGGCTCCTCCCGGAAGGCGCAGAAGCTGGGCTACACCAACGTGAAGGTGTTCGTGGACGGCATGCCGGGCTGGTACACCCGCCACGCGGGGGTCATCAGCGCCGACAGCTTCAGGGAGGCCTTCCTGGCCAAGGCCATGCCCGCCGTCATCCTGGACCTGCGCGGCGCCGCCGCCGAGCAGGGCGCGCCCGCGGGGGCGGTGGCCGCCGATCCGGCCCGGCTGGAGGCCCTCCTCCAGACCTTCCCCGCCCCCAAGGTGAAGCCCCCCGTCCTGGTCGTCGACGCCGACGGCGGCCCCGCCGCCAGGGCCCTGGCCGAGCGCATCGCCCAGGCCGGCTACCCGGGCGTGAACACCCTCCTCGGCGGCTTCGGGGCCTGGCGCGCGGCGGGCCTCCCCACCACCACCGGCAAACTGGCCCGGACCGTCGACTTCGTCCCCAAGCTCCGGCCCGGCGCCATCCCCGCCGCCGAGTTCACCCGCATCGCGGCCCTCGCCCCCGCCGACCGCAAGGCCGTCATCCTGGACGTGCGAAATCCGGACGAGGTGGCCACGGGCCGCCTCAAGGGCGCCCTCGCCATCCCCGAGCCGGAGCTGCGCGGCCGCCTCGCGGAGGTCCCCCGCGGCCAGCGCGTCCTCGTCCACTGCTCCACCGGCATGCGCGCGGAACTGGCCTACCACCTCCTTCGGGAGCAGGGCTACGACGCCGCCTTCCTGAACGGGGAGATCGCCATCCTGGACACCGGCGAGTTCATCGCCGACTGA